The following are encoded in a window of Scophthalmus maximus strain ysfricsl-2021 chromosome 2, ASM2237912v1, whole genome shotgun sequence genomic DNA:
- the LOC118300378 gene encoding uncharacterized protein LOC118300378: MENFTSMPPNMMTALQVPVWNQQPWMEDQAPQEVRALNAIWAMGRENYYREYDGRIHPNQELEETKHQLADQKQLQEMFINRGEETKKELEMLQKYSTADTLSASRIATLVSNKIHQHEMQEEERSYEELQVALTTSQEKSNTELQEERNTSKVLQEELDKLRASYLDLSQCYAASQRKLTTELQEENDKNKVLHDELEKLRASYGEDNQKYQADILTARQPCVQPPDPVLNDQRGEMQEDKTEDEQDNETSQQVVFLSSVLPDPEVPETAKTATEASVWKTARHFLGLRRPQKRKSAKPTSSSST; encoded by the coding sequence ATGGAGAATTTCACATCCATGCCCCCAAACATGATGACTGCTTTGCAAGTCCCAGTTTGGAATCAGCAGCCCTGGATGGAGGACCAGGCTCCTCAAGAAGTTAGGGCGCTGAACGCAATTTGGGCCATGGGGAGGGAGAATTATTACAGAGAGTACGACGGGCGAATCCACCCTAACCAAGAGTTGGAAGAGACCAAACATCAGCTGGCTGACCAAAAACAGCTTCAGGAAATGTTCatcaacagaggagaggaaactaAGAAAGAGCTGGAGATGCTGCAGAAGTACAGCACTGCAGACACCCTCAGCGCGTCAAGGATTGCCACTCTGGTGAGCAACAAGATCCACCAACATGAaatgcaagaagaagaaagatcttatgaggagctgcaggtggcACTGACAACCAGCCAGGAGAAATCCAACACTGAGctccaggaggagaggaacacgTCCAAGGTTCTCCAAGAGGAGCTGGATAAGCTCAGAGCTTCTTACCTAGATTTAAGCCAGTGTTATGCAGCCAGCCAGAGGAAGCTGACCACTGAGCTCCAGGAGGAGAATGACAAAAATAAGGTTCTACATGATGAGCTGGAGAAGCTCAGAGCCTCCTACGGAGAGGACAACCAAAAATACCAGGCTGACATCCTCACTGCAAGGCAGCCGTGTGTTCAACCACCCGACCCTGTGTTGAATGATCAGCGTGGAGAAATGCAGGAGGACAAGACTGAGGATGAGCAGGACAATGAGACCTCCCAGCAGGTGGTGTTCCTCTCCAGTGTTCTCCCTGATCCTGAGGTGCCTGAGACAGCAAAGACTGCAACAGAGGCTTCAGTCTGGAAGACAGCTCGCCACTTTCTGGGTTTGAGGAGACCTCAGAAGCGGAAGTCAGCAAAGCCCACATCCTCCAGCAGCACCTGA